A region of the Pseudarthrobacter sp. MM222 genome:
AAATCGGTCTATGATTCGGGAGATTCTACATGGACTCGGGCGGACGGCGCCCGAGTGGCATCGCGGTCGTGTGTGCGAGTGGCATGGCGTCGAATGGCAGCCGTTACCGGCTCGAGAACGCTGCATTCAGCGCTGACGCTCCCGCATGCAATGCACGTCGATAACGTACACACTGGCGGACTGGCAGATGTCGAAAGAATTTCTGAGGTGGTTCTCCTTTCGGGATTCATGGCCTCTTTGGTTGCCGACTTCGCTGTAAAGGTTGCCGGCGCCTCCAAAATTAACCCTGATCTGATTGACAAGCTGCCATTTATTCAGGGGCACGCGCTGAGTCATCTAGTCTCCGACCGCGTATTGCGCCTGACGTGTTTAACACGTGATTTTGCTGAAATCTGGCAGACCCTTACGGGGAAGCCATGGTCCAGAGATATTGCGTTCCGGCGGGCGCAAGAACGACGCCAAGCTCTTGTGGACATCGATGCCTTGACGAGTCTGATGTTAGGCGTCACGGCGGATGAATTGTGCACGATTTACCGTACGCAGTTTCCCGTCTTGCAAGGATATGAGCGAAGCGACCTATACGATCCCCATGGTCGCAAGGTGCCGAACGATATCAACAGGCTGTTCCGCCTGCAGGACGGCAAGTTGAGCTCGGAGGAGCGCACGGCAACTAACTCAGCAGGGAATACGTACGTATACGAGCTCCCGTTTGTGGGTTTTGACCGTGAGGCCGATATGCGGCAAGCACATGCCCACTTCACGAAGCTAATGGAAGAGATGAACTAATGGCGGAACTGCTGCCCGCTTTCCAGGCTGATGACCTACGCCAAGGTCTTTCCGACTACCTCACCACCACGTTCGCCCTGACGGATAACGAGGCACGGGGCGCCATCCAGCAGTTCCTCTCTGACGCAGACAGCGGGTTGTTTAAGGGTCCGTACGTTCGGTTACGGCTTCCCTTCAAGCCCGCGGCGGACAGCTGGGAGGAATCGCTGGACTGGCACTTGGAAGGGTTCGAGCCGTATGGGCACCAGGCCGCTGCTTTCCAGAGATTGTCGTCTAAACGGGCCTCGACGGACCCCGTTTCGACAGCCTCAACCACCGGTGTGCCACTTGGCTCGACGGCCGAGGCTGACGTCGCAACTGGCGGCACCGAGGCCCGACGGCCGCTGCCGACCATGGTCACGACCGGAACCGGCTCCGGAAAGACAGAGTCCTTCCTGATTCCCATCATTGACCACGTCCTCCGGGCGAAGGGCAACGGCGTGAAGGGCATGAAGGCCCTGATCCTCTACCCGATGAACGCCCTGGCCAACGACCAAGCGAAGCGCCTGGCCGAGGTGCTCTCCAGCCACCCTGAACTCAGCGGGATCACCGCAGGTATCTACACCGGCCAGAACGACGAGCCGCGGACCAAAGTCTCGGCCGCCGGCCTGATCAACCAGCGCGACGTCTTCCGAAGTGAAGCACCAGACATCCTGCTGACCAACTACAAGATGCTGGATATGCTCCTGCTCCGCCACCAGGATGCAAGCATCTGGGAGCAGTCGGCAACATCGCTGCAGTACGTGGTGCTCGATGAATTCCACACCTACGACGGCGCCCAGGGCACGGACGTGGCAATGCTGCTCCGCCGGTTGGGCCTAACACTAAAGAGCTACTGGCCGGCGGATCTCGCTGATTCGCCTTCGGGTCTCACCGAACAGGACCGACAGCGCCCACTGGGCCGTGCCACGCCGGTGGCCACCTCAGCGACGCTTGGCGGCAAGGGCGATCCTGAAGCAATGCTGCGGTTCGCGCAGACAGTCTTTGGCGAACCCTTCCCGCAAGACAGCGTGATCACCGAAGCGCGGCTCAGCTCCGATGAATGGACCGGATTGGGGTCAGCCAACCATTCACCCAGGTCCATCAACGAAATCGCGAACCAGCTGCACGCACTGAACGACAAAGTCGAGGCCCTGCGGACAGCAGCAGACGGTGAGCCGAACGCCGCCGTCGTGCGTGTCATTGGCGACGCACTGTTCGGGAACCGACCCGACGACCTGCTAGACGCCGTAAGGACGCAGCCCCTTACTGTGGCCGTCCTGCAGCACGCCACTGACGCCGTCTCGCTGCGCGAGCTAGCGGAGAACGTTTTCGGCGGCTTCAGCACCAGCGGTGGTCCGCGTGAGCAGGCCGCCCGCCTGGAGGAACAAATGGAGTTCCTTAGCCACTTCATCTCCTTCCTGAGTCAGATCCGTGCAGACTATGGCCGTCCGGCGCTGTCGGTGGAGGTCCACATGTGGATCCGGGAGCTCTCCCGGATCGACAAGGCGGTCGACGCCACCAGCAGCTTCCGATGGTCCGACGACGGCGTCCAGCAGGATGGCGAGCTGTATCAGCCGGCTGTCTACTGCCGGCACTGCGGACGCTCCGGCTGGGGTGTCATGCTGGGCCCCACCGGCAATGACCTGGACCTGGATGACACCAAGATCCGCGTCGGCAAGATGACCGGCAGCGGGCGGTTTAGGGCTCTGCTTTACGCACCGGGCGAGGCGGACAAAGTTCTCTTCAAGGGAGCCGATGAGGCCAAGGTCGAAGGCCTCCGATGGTTTGACTCGAAGAACCGGCAAATCCTGTCTGATGCCCCTAACGGAGAGGACATCGATCTGCTGGAGGGCCGCATCCTCCCGGTGCTGATGCTCACCGGGCTCGAGGCAGATGACGACTCCAAACGGGACACCTGCCCGGCCTGCCAAACCGTGGACGGCATACGTTTCCTAGGAAGCGCCATTGCCACCATGCTTTCCGTCACGATCTCCAATCTGTTCGGATCGCAGGGTCTCAATTCCAATGAGAAGAAGGCACTCGTCTTCACAGACAGTGTTCAAGACGCGGCGCACCGGGCCGGTTTTGTCCAGGCACGGTCCCACACCTTGTCTCTGCGCTCTGCACTCCGCAACGCTTTGGACGGGGAGACCACCCTGGACGACTTGGTCAATGCCGCAATATCCAATGCAGAGACCCCTGTGGCGAAATACCAGTTGATCGCGCCGGACTACGTTGACCGGGAGCAGTTCCGCGCTTTCTGGAAGCCCGGCGCCAGTGCCACGGAGCGCCGCAAGGCCACCAGCAACGCTAAGTCCCGACTCCTTTTCGATGCATCGTTGGAATTCGGTCTGCAGTCCCGCGTCGGTAGGACCCTCGAACTCACCGGCAGCGTCGTGGCGGAGACGGACGCTGGTTCGCAGGCGCGCATCGTCGCCCTCGCCCAAAAAGCTATCGACTCCGTGCAACAGCAGACGGCGTTTGACGGACACAGCCCGTCGTCCGAGGATTTAACCTTCTGGGTTCGTGGCGTACTCGAGCGCATGCGCATTCGCGGCGGCGTCCACCACAAGTGGCTAGACCCGTACCTGAAGAAGGACGGCCACAGGTGGCAGGTCTGGGGCGGCCGCCGCAAGTCTGAAGGCATGCCCGCCTTCCCGCCGGGCCGCGCGGCCCCTGCATTCCCCCGGATTGGTCCGCCAGTCAAGAACTCGGACAACCTGGATCCGGTCACATCCACCGCCTCCTGGTATGCCCGGTGGGCTTCCCGCTGCCTTTCGACAGCCGCTGCGGACGGGGCGTTTTTGGCCAAGGCTCTCTTCAAAGAACTGCTGGATGCCGGCGTACTGGGTTCCACCAAGTCGGAGAGCGGGGCAGAGATTTTCTGGATTTCCCCGGAACGCCTGGTCTTGAAGGCCCCTTCCAGCGAGGACCTGGCCGCCAAGCGGCATTTCCTCAGCTGCGATACCTGCAAGGTCCAAACGCCCGGCACGGAAACAGTCATCAGCCAGCTGGACGGTGCACCGTGTATGTTCATCCGCTGCCCGGGTACTCTCCAGCGTGCTTCCGGCGAGGACAACTACTACCGTTCGCTCTACCGCTCAAGCGACATGAAGCGCGTGGTGGCCCGCGAACACACCTCACTTCTGGACGACAAGACCCGGCTGGACTACGAATCCAAATTCAAGTCGGCTACCGATGACCCGCAGGCCCCAAACGTTCTGGTGGCGACGCCCACCCTGGAAATGGGCATCGACATCGGCGACCTTTCCTGCGTGATGCTGGCCTCACTGCCGTCGTCCGTGGCGTCCTACCTGCAGCGTGTCGGGCGTGCGGGCCGCCTCACCGGCAACTCGCTGGTGCTGGCCTATGTCCGGGGCAGGGGAGAGCACCTGCCCAAGCTTCACGACCCGCTGTCCGTCATCAACGGCGAGGTGCGTCCGCCTGCCACATTCCTGGACGCCGAGGAAATCCTGCAGCGTCAGTACACCGCACACATCGTCGACCGTTTTGCCCGCGATGCCGGCCGCCCACACCCGCAGAAGGCGACGGCGGCGCTCGGCAGCGCCGATAAAGGCACCTTCCTGGGTGATCTCATTGATGAGGCGTCCGAATGTGCGGGGGAGTACCTGGCGGAGTTCTTGGCACAATACGGGGAGCTTCTGGCCGACTCGACCGTGGAGTCCCTGAAGACTTGGGCGACACCCCAGAGCGATGGGGAGTCCAGCCCCATGGCCCGCCATCTGGTCCGCGCCGCACGCCTGTGGGAACAGGACGTGGCCGAGCTCGAGGCCCGGCGCAAAGAGATCGACAGCCAGCTACCCGAGCTTGAAGAACGTGCCAAGTCAAATGCTGCAACGGCCGACGATTTGCAGGCGCCGAAGACTGCCTATGCCACGCTCAAGCTCATTTCGTTCCAACTGCACGAGCTTCGCGGTGACTACTGGATTTCGGTCTTGGAAGAGTACGGCGTGCTGCCCAATTACACCCTGCTGGACGACTCCGTCAGCCTGGATGTGGGACTGACCTGGCGCGATGTGGATACGAACGAGTTCCGGACGGACAGCATCAGCTACCAGCGCGGCGCGTCGATTGCCCTGACGGAGCTGGCCCCCGGGGCGACCTTCTACGCCCAGGGTCTTCAGGTCAAGATCGACGCCGTGGACCTAGGTCCGCAACAAAGTCACATCCAGAAATGGCAAATGTGTCCATCCTGCGGCTGGGCTAACACCGAGGTAGACGCCAAGGGGCCGGTCACCGCCTGTGCCCGTTGCGGAACCGGCGCCATCGCGGACGTCAGCCAGACGTTCGACGTCGTCGTGATGAAGAAGGTCTCCGCCGAGGTCAGAAGGGACGAGGCCGGCATCGGCGACCGCAGCGACAACCGCGTCAAGGAAAGCTTCAACGTGGTCGTGGCCGCGGACATTGACCCCGAGCATGTAACGAGCCAGTGGTTCCTGGACGGCATCGACTTCGGGGCAAAATACCTTCACCGCACGGAGCTTCGCTGGCTGAATCTCGGCCGGACGGCCTCCAATGCGGCCACCCGGGTTCTTGCCGGCGAAGACGTGAAGGCGCCGCTGTTCCGGGTGTGCTCGTACTGCGGTAAGCAGGACCAGTCCGCCAAGGCGAACAGCTTCGATGAGCACAGGTTCTGGTGTAAGTACCGCAAAGCGTCTGAGGAGAACGTCAAGGACGTGGCGCTCGCCCGTACGCTTACGACCCAGGGCGTCTCGCTGCGCCTGCCCACCGCGGCAGTTATGGGCGACGACTTCGCGGTGCCCAGCCTCACGGCAGGCCTACTGCTGGGCCTGCGTACCGTGCTCGGCGGCGCCCCTGACCATATCGACGTGGTCAAGATCAATGAACCGCTCGACGGCGGCGAGAGCGCTATTTCGCTTCTGCTCCATGACAAAGTGCCCGGTGGAACGGGTTACCTGGCTGAGTTCGCCGAACCGGAGAAGGTCTGGAAACTGCTTTACGCTGCGTGGGATGTGGTGCGCAACTGCAGTTGCAAGAACGAAGAACGGCTTGCCTGCCACAACTGCCTCCTGCCATTCGCACCTCCTTGGCTGGTAGACAAGGTCTCGCGGATCACGGCGCAACGGCTGCTGGCTGACATCCTCTTCAGCGGCAAGGTACCTGCGGAAGGTGAGCAGTCGCCGTCGTTCGCTGACTGGAAGACCACCACCGTCCCGCCGGCAGCCGGCCTGAACCCGGAGTCCCATCTGGAACTGAAATTCCGGAGGGCTCTCGTGGAGCGCCTTCAGACGCTGGGCGCCCATATCAAGGTGACACCGGCGCTGCGCGGGGACCGGCTGGAGTTCCGCCTCCCCGGCGGCAAACACAAGTGGTGGCTGGAACCCCAGGAAGACATCTTGGGAACCCGGCCGGACTTCGTCCTCATGGCCCAGGACCCCAACATTCCGAAGATCGCCATCTACACGGATGGTCACTATTTCCATGCGTCCAGCACCCACAACCGCATTGGCGACGACGCCGGCAAGCGAGCCAAACTGCGCGAGGCCGGCATCATTCCGTGGGGTATCACATGGGAAGACGTGGACGCCTTCGGCAAGGGAGCCACATCGTTCCCGGCCTGGCATAAGCTAGACCGCGTTCAGAAGATCCAAGCCCAGTTCAGCCTCAAGCCCGGGCTGCTGGACCTCATTGGCGTAGATGCCATGAGCCAGCTCTGGGCGTGGATCCAGGATCCCGCACAGCCGGATTGGGAGCGCTTCGCCGAGGTCGTTCCGCTCATGCTGATGGAGAAGCCCTTCAAGTCCACCGCCGACAGCGCTGCAGAGCGTGCCTTGGAGGCACTGGTCAGTCAGAACGCCACTCATGAGGCTGGTCAGGACAATTGTTGGCAGTACAGGTTCGGGGCCATGGTGATGTCGGCTGGTGCAAAGTCTCTGGACGCCAAAGGCTTTGTCGTCGGGCTATACCTCGACGACCGCGCGGAAGCCGTGGCGGATGACGACCACCACCTCTACTGGCGCGAATGGCTCCGGCTGTCTAACCTCATGGCCTTCAAGAGGTATGGGCTGACGATCGGCTCCGTCGACATGCTGTCCGTCCCCGTTGACGTTGTGCTGCCGCCGGAAGAGTCGTCCGCGGCTGTCAGCCCGGAATGGCAGGAACTTCTGGACATGGCAACTGACGATGAGAGGCCGTTGCTGATTGAACTGGCCGCAATCGACGGTCTACCCGTTCCGGAGCTCGGATTCGAACTGCCGGATGGCAGCGTCATCTCGATAGCTTGGCCAGACCAGAAAATGGGGATCCTGCTGGACGGCGAGGACCTTCAGGGTCTAATCGACGCGGGATGGACCGCCGTAGGACCAGATGCCGCAGACGTGGCCAATTCGCTTAGCGTGATGGAAGGTAAGTAATGCCGTTAGTAACGTGGATGAAGAGCAAGTCCAAGCTTGATGGATCTCTGAAATCGAAAATCTACAACTTCTTGGAGAAGCTGCAGGAAGACGACACGGCACCGGGCCTGCACATCGAACCGATGCACAAGCCGAAGGACCCACGGGTCCGGACTGGGCGCGTTGATCTGAACTACAGGGCCGTCCTCTATCGACTGAACCCCGCGGGCGAACCGCATTACATCTATATCGGAGCGTGGCCTCATGACCAGGCTATAGAGATTGCCCGATCCAGCGTGCTCCAGGTCAACCCGGTGAACGGTGTTGTGGAACTGATTAAGGGCTCGGAGCCGGGCACCGGCGACGGTGAGCCCGGCGGCACCACCGTGGTTCCGCCGCCTGTTAGTCCAGATCCTGAGCCGGGGTTCGTAAACGGTCTGATTTCTGCCGGCTACACGCCGGAATATCTGGTGGAGGACCTGGGCATCGATGCGGAGGTCGCTCGGCGCGCAATCGCTGCCCGTTCACTGAAGGAATTCTCGGCAGTCGTGGACAACGCGCCCGAGTGGCAGGGAATTGCGCTGATCGATCTCGAAGCCGGAAAGTCGCTGGCTGACGTCAAAGAAGAGCTCGGGCTCGGCAAGTACGAAGACGATGAAACGAAGTCCGACGATGAGAAGATCCGGGAGGCGTTGGAACACCCGGCATCGAAGATCCAGTTTGCGTTTATCGGCGAGAACCCGCAGGAACTGAAGAACATCATCGAGTTTGGTGACTTCGAAGCCTGGCGCACGTTCCTGCACCCGGAGCAGCGGCAGTATGCAGAGAAGAGCCGCAACGGCTCGTTTCGCCTGTCCGGTGGAGCGGGTACGGGCAAGACTGTGGTCGCTCTGCACCGCGCCAAAGTCCTCGCCGACGCAAAGCCGCCAGTGCGAGTCATTCTGACGACGTACACAACCACTTTGGCAGAATCGCTGGCCACTAATATGGCCAAGCTTGACCCTGCCTTGGCGATGTCCACGAAGCTTGGCAAGCCGGGGGTTTGTGTAGCCGGTATCGATTCGTTGGCCTTTCAGATCTGGTCGGCGGCATCTGTCGTCGAACGATCCGCTGCGCTGAACTTGGTGTTTGGCAACGGAGACCAGCAGACGACCAAGCGGACTGACAAGGACGCCTGGGACTACGCCGCCGGATCTGTAGACCACGGCCTGGACCCCACGCTGGCCAACAGCACTTTCCTGGAGCAGGAATACCTCTCGGTGGTTCTAGCCAACGGGGTGACCACCAAGGACGAGTATCTGAAGGTTTCGCGCGCCGGCCGCGGGACCGCCCTGAACCGGCCAAAGCGGATTGCCGTGTGGCGGATCATCGAGGCCTATCGACGCTCCAACCGTATGGAGGACAAGGCCAGTTACGCGGAGATCGCCGCCCTCGCTGCCGCTGCCCTGAACCACCGCGCCTCCGTCGGGGGACCGCGGCCGGCGGATCACGTCATTGTGGACGAGGCGCAGGATTTCCACGCAGGGCACTGGCTATTGCTGCGGGCCTTGGTCGTCGAAGGAACCAACGACCTGTTCATCGCAGAGGATTCCCACCAGCGGCTGTATGGCCAAAAGGTGCCGCTGTCCCGCTTTGGCATACACATTGTTGGCCGTTCCCGGCGACTAACGCTGAACTACCGCACGACGGCGCAGAACCTCGCCTTCGCTGTGAAACTCCTCTCCGGGGCGGAGTTCCACGACATCGAGGATGGCGAAGAGAAGTCCAGCGACTATCGCTCAGCGCGAAGCGGTCCGGAGCCAATCCGCCAGGGCCTTGAGTCGCTCAACAGCGAGCTCGACCTCGCAGCCGACCACATCCGGCGGTGGCAGGAAGAGGGAACCGACGGTGCATCCATCGGCATCCTCGTGAGGGCCAAGCACCAGCAGTCCCAGGTGGTTAGCAGCCTGAACGAGCGTGGAATCGAAGTTCGATCGATTGACGCAGCTGCCGCCGACGGCGAGGAGCCTGTGGTCATGACAATGCACCGGGCGAAAGGTATGGAATTCGCTAAGGTCATTCTCTTCGGTGTCAGCGAGTCCAGCCTGCCGCAGAAGCATGCCATTCAGGGCCTAGCTGATGCCGAGCGTGATGATGCTTTGCTTCGGGAGAGGTCACTGCTGTACGTCGCAGCGACCCGAGCCCGCGACGAGCTTGTGGTGACGTGGAACGGAAAACCGTCGGAGCTGCTTGGTACAAAGTAGTTCAATACTTCAGGGCAATTCACAAACATTTGGGGGAGAAATGACGCTTACGGCGACGACAAGAAAGTCCCGATGGTGGGACGGCGATTCCACGCAGCGGTACTGGATGGAATTGGTTAATGTCGACACCTGGGGGAGTGAACTGATAGCCCCTGACACGCCTCGCTACGATCTCATGCACGACGTCCGGGTCGGCGATGTTGTTCTCCACTGGGTGGGAAAGAACAATCGGATGGGATTCAAATCGGGAATGTACGGCGCCTCGATCGTGGCCGGAGGGCTGCAGCCCCGGGCAGGGGACTGGTTCGGTAAACCAGCGAACACGATTCCGCTGACGAAGTATGCGCCGCTTCCTCGCCCCTATCTGCTGACAGATCTTCGGGCGGACCACCAGGAAGACATTCTGGGGGTCAAAGGCGCGCTTGAACGAGATTATGCAGAAACTGCGGGATACACGATGTATTTCCCGTTTCAGAAGCACCCCACGACCGGCCTAAAACCGAACCAAGGTTATCTCTTCAAGCTGCCCACTGAGGTGGTCACTGCGGTCCCCGACCTCCTGCCTGACAGCGATTGGGGAGGGTTTGACCGCCCTCTAATGGCGCCCCCGGTGGCAGGACAGAACGGCGTGAAGCAGAGCTACGCGGGCTACTGCGCTGATCCTGTACTGAAGAAGGCCATCGAGATGCAGGCCGTGCGTCAGGCCATAGCCCACTACGAAGCAGCCGGATACAGCGTCAAGGACGTCGGCGCATTCGAGTCGTACGACCTCGAGGTTGTGCGCGGTGGCGAAGTTCGGCACGTAGAAGTCAAGGGCTCGCAGGGGTACGTGCGGAAGGTCATCCTGACACGCAATGAGGTAACTCACGCAAACGAATTCGACAGGACAGATTTAGTTGTCGTAGCCGATATAGATTGGGAGCGTCATCTCGACGGTTCTATCAATACCGGCAAGGGGGCCATGAGCGTGTATCCGGACTGGCGGCCGTCCCCAGAAAACCTGAAGCCGCTGAGTTACGAGTACTTCCTGGACTAGACGGCGCTTCCGCGGAGTAGGGATGGTGCCCCACATCGCTGGGCACCACCCCACGGTGTTGGTTCATCTAGAGGACTTGGGCGGAAACTTTCTCTGCTATGTCCCGTGATTCGAGATTCTCCAGGCTCAGCACTGTCCATCCGCGATCGGCAAGCCACTCGTCCCGGGTCTCATCCCCTTGCGCAACAACGGCTAAGGTATGGCTTGGCCAGGAAAGATCTAAGATCCATTCATTCGATGGCCCGATGTCCGCACCCCATTGGTCTGGGGTTACTTCGGATTCGATTAGTTCCTCGATGAGGCTCCGGAGCTCAAGGGAGTCCTCATAGATTTCATACCACATGCTTTGGCGTACTTTGCGTGGTGCCGCGTTAGCATCCGGTACGTCGGATTTCGAACCGGCAGATGTCGCCGCGTTGGACTCTATCCATTGCAGAAAACCTGCGTCCTGGGAAGCTGGCGTCCCGAACAGTAGGCCCCGGTCAAGGAACGAGTTAAATAGCTCGCAGCTTGTTTCAGGAATCAGAACGCAGCAGTGACAAGCAGCGAGATTGCGTGCGTCAGCACCTGCCCCTGTCGACTCGATGCACACGGGGTCCGCCGAGCACCATGAAAGCCGAACGAGCCCTTCATCCAAGGCTGGTGCCAGGCGTTCGGGGTGCGCAAGGGCAGCCACGCCGCCCAGGCTGCCTGCTGAATCCGATGAAGCTGTGTAGAGAAGAATCCCTGCGTTGTCCTCGCCGGCATAAAGACGTTCTCTGATGGACGACGCCGGGTAGCCCGCGTCGAGGGATAACTGATCAATGAGCACGTGGGCAAGTGTGTGTAGGAGAACGCGAATAATATCTACCTGTATTGCGTCGATCTTCCGTTGCTTCGCCGCTGCATTGACGTTCCTCTGCAGAATGTTCCTGCGCGCGGTAGCGAAGTCCGAGGCTGCCCATTCCTCGAGCTGCGTTCGATCGAGCGCTATGAACAGTCCTTCTCCCAGCGTCTCGATGGCCGGCAGCCAGCTTTGTCGGTTGTCCTCGGGAAAAATCGCCGCAAGTTTCACAGCCGGGTTGTCCTCGGTCTTCGGGGTGAGCCTGCTGAACCCGTAGAGGGCCCTTACTTCACGCAGCCGAGTCACCTTTCGGATGCTTCTTATCCAATGCAGGTATCTCTCCGGAACCTCCATGCGTTCAGCCACAAAATCTGTGTCCGGTTGATCCGCCCGGCCAGCGATGAGGGCTTGAAACTCTTGCTGCCTGAGAACCTCGTCCGTCAGGTCTTCACCTTGTTCACCGTGGAACTGCCGGTTCACCTCGTTCTTAAGCTCAGCTATGGTGAAGCGGTTTCCGAACTCTTCTACGATCCCTTCGAGAACCCAATCCCCCTGGGTGAGTGCCTCGGGTTTGCTAAGAACTGACGCACGCTGGCCCACTACTTTGGCCAAAAATTCCGAGTACGGGGGTATCGAAATTGCGGAGCGAACGGCTGGGAACCAGACGTTTGAGGCGCCACGCTGCACTGTGCGTGGAGGCTTTCCGCACGTACGATCCCGGTATGCTTTGCCAAGCCACAAACGGCGCCCGGTGCATTTCATCTCCCTCAACGCGGCAGGGGAAAAAGCGTCCGCCATGGACCGCGACCTTCCGCAGCTGCATCGAATGATCATGTCGGCGAGCGAGGACGTTCGACCCTCAGACGCAAGGCTCAATTCGTGCTGCGCGGAGTTGTCCGGATAGAGCCCATGAACCCAAAAAGTATAAGGAAAGTCATCTAAGTGGCCATCTTCGCAGGCGACGACGAACCTGGACGGAGTTAAGGGCACATTGGACTTGCAGAGTCCGCAAAGCACGTCCTCGTACCCTGCCTGGAGCTGGGACATAGATCCGAGACGATGGCACTTGGGGCAGCTGAGGACCTGAGGGAAGCGGATGACGGGGACCTTTGACCAACCGGTTGGCGGGAGGAGAAGTCGTCCAACTCCGAGGCTTCGGGCCAGGCGAGGCTCAGGTGCCGCCGTCAGGAGTTTTTCGTCC
Encoded here:
- the drmB gene encoding DUF1998 domain-containing protein, with the translated sequence MVRKVFKARRSQLLSTFGVGSLFPAENNSFMITSIDQWDEKLLTAAPEPRLARSLGVGRLLLPPTGWSKVPVIRFPQVLSCPKCHRLGSMSQLQAGYEDVLCGLCKSNVPLTPSRFVVACEDGHLDDFPYTFWVHGLYPDNSAQHELSLASEGRTSSLADMIIRCSCGRSRSMADAFSPAALREMKCTGRRLWLGKAYRDRTCGKPPRTVQRGASNVWFPAVRSAISIPPYSEFLAKVVGQRASVLSKPEALTQGDWVLEGIVEEFGNRFTIAELKNEVNRQFHGEQGEDLTDEVLRQQEFQALIAGRADQPDTDFVAERMEVPERYLHWIRSIRKVTRLREVRALYGFSRLTPKTEDNPAVKLAAIFPEDNRQSWLPAIETLGEGLFIALDRTQLEEWAASDFATARRNILQRNVNAAAKQRKIDAIQVDIIRVLLHTLAHVLIDQLSLDAGYPASSIRERLYAGEDNAGILLYTASSDSAGSLGGVAALAHPERLAPALDEGLVRLSWCSADPVCIESTGAGADARNLAACHCCVLIPETSCELFNSFLDRGLLFGTPASQDAGFLQWIESNAATSAGSKSDVPDANAAPRKVRQSMWYEIYEDSLELRSLIEELIESEVTPDQWGADIGPSNEWILDLSWPSHTLAVVAQGDETRDEWLADRGWTVLSLENLESRDIAEKVSAQVL